The Corallococcus caeni genome includes a region encoding these proteins:
- the fdxA gene encoding ferredoxin FdxA → MAYVVAEPCIKCKYTDCVEVCPVNCFYEGANFLVIHPDECIDCGACEPVCPTKAIFPETELPSEWSEYKKLNTDFSAKWPNIAEKKAALPEAEEYKDKKGKRAELNTAPGK, encoded by the coding sequence ATGGCCTATGTCGTCGCCGAGCCTTGCATCAAGTGCAAGTACACCGACTGTGTCGAGGTGTGCCCGGTCAACTGCTTCTACGAGGGTGCGAACTTCCTCGTGATCCACCCGGACGAGTGCATCGACTGCGGCGCTTGCGAGCCCGTCTGCCCGACCAAGGCGATCTTCCCCGAGACCGAGCTGCCCTCGGAGTGGTCGGAGTACAAGAAGCTCAACACGGACTTCTCCGCCAAGTGGCCCAACATCGCGGAGAAGAAGGCCGCGCTGCCCGAGGCCGAGGAGTACAAGGACAAGAAGGGCAAGCGCGCGGAGCTGAACACCGCGCCCGGGAAGTAA
- a CDS encoding HEAT repeat domain-containing protein, whose product MSEAAPVRTTAAVVRASAPTSPSAVAPGPLRTEALGLLAQPNVAPETAWRRLGPEIVPVLAALAEDMSIPDAQRMRAVTALAGVEAPQAGQTLQAMLEDPHRPSDVRSQAAAALGQRLGFEAVKTLQARLEDHDLRIREAVAQALGRLGGQQVREVLEERLPLEDVPQVREALQQGLTLAEP is encoded by the coding sequence GTGTCCGAAGCGGCTCCGGTCCGCACGACCGCCGCGGTGGTCCGGGCTTCCGCGCCCACGTCCCCGAGCGCCGTCGCTCCCGGGCCGCTGCGCACGGAGGCACTGGGGCTGCTCGCGCAACCGAACGTGGCGCCGGAGACGGCGTGGCGCAGGCTGGGGCCGGAGATCGTTCCCGTGCTCGCGGCGCTGGCTGAGGACATGAGCATCCCAGACGCGCAGCGGATGCGGGCCGTGACGGCGCTGGCGGGCGTGGAGGCTCCCCAGGCGGGACAGACGCTCCAGGCGATGCTGGAGGATCCACACCGCCCTTCGGATGTCCGCTCGCAGGCCGCCGCCGCGCTGGGCCAGCGCCTGGGGTTCGAGGCCGTGAAGACGCTGCAGGCCCGGCTGGAAGACCACGACCTGCGGATCCGCGAGGCCGTGGCCCAGGCGCTCGGACGGCTGGGCGGTCAGCAGGTGCGCGAGGTGCTGGAGGAGCGGCTCCCCCTGGAGGACGTCCCCCAGGTGCGTGAAGCACTCCAGCAGGGGCTCACGCTGGCGGAGCCCTGA
- a CDS encoding HAD family hydrolase: MRPTVLLFDIDGTLVTTGGAGRRAMGLAFEQLHRRRDACDGFSMSGMTDRAIVRKALGIIGQPDTEDAISAVIDAYVAQLGLEVPKVDAREYRLHPGMREAVLEARSRSGFAVGLGTGNVRAGAKVKLDRVNIHDQFAFGGFGCDFEDRVALIRHGAKAGAAQLGHPLEACRVVIIGDTPKDVAAAKGIGAETIGVGTGNFTPQALIDAGAEWAFADFSAPGAMEALLVGR; the protein is encoded by the coding sequence ATGCGCCCCACCGTCCTTCTTTTCGACATCGATGGAACCCTCGTCACCACTGGCGGCGCCGGTCGCCGCGCCATGGGCCTGGCCTTCGAGCAGCTCCACCGGCGGCGCGACGCGTGCGACGGCTTCAGCATGTCCGGCATGACGGACCGGGCCATCGTCCGCAAGGCGCTGGGCATCATCGGCCAGCCCGACACCGAGGACGCCATCAGCGCGGTCATCGACGCGTACGTCGCCCAGCTGGGCCTGGAAGTCCCCAAGGTCGATGCGCGCGAGTACCGACTGCACCCGGGCATGCGCGAGGCGGTGCTGGAGGCTCGCTCGCGGTCGGGCTTCGCGGTGGGCCTGGGCACCGGCAACGTGCGCGCGGGCGCCAAGGTGAAGCTGGACCGCGTGAACATCCACGACCAGTTCGCCTTCGGCGGCTTCGGCTGCGACTTCGAGGACCGCGTGGCCCTCATCCGGCACGGCGCGAAGGCCGGGGCGGCGCAGCTGGGCCATCCCCTGGAGGCGTGCCGGGTGGTGATCATCGGCGACACGCCCAAGGACGTCGCGGCCGCCAAGGGCATTGGCGCGGAGACGATTGGCGTGGGCACGGGCAACTTCACGCCCCAGGCGTTGATCGACGCTGGCGCCGAGTGGGCCTTCGCGGATTTCTCCGCCCCTGGAGCCATGGAGGCCCTGCTCGTCGGACGGTGA
- a CDS encoding rhodanese-like domain-containing protein — protein sequence MEPTIICDELFMRLGDEDVLVLDCRDAMDWERFEIHIPGALRMTASEIARDLAMLPDDELIVLCGTTQDCADIRRVCRVLRLRGRNAVCLAGGLHAWVTGGYPTERHARASSHAHR from the coding sequence GTGGAGCCCACCATCATTTGCGATGAGTTGTTCATGCGTCTGGGGGACGAGGATGTGCTCGTCCTGGATTGCCGCGACGCGATGGACTGGGAGCGGTTCGAGATCCACATCCCCGGCGCGCTGCGCATGACGGCCTCGGAGATCGCCCGGGACCTGGCGATGCTGCCGGACGACGAGCTCATCGTCCTGTGCGGCACCACCCAGGACTGCGCGGACATCCGCCGCGTGTGCCGCGTGTTGCGCCTGAGGGGGCGCAACGCCGTCTGCCTCGCGGGCGGACTCCACGCCTGGGTGACGGGGGGCTACCCCACGGAACGCCACGCGCGCGCCTCCTCCCACGCCCACCGTTGA
- a CDS encoding ATP-grasp domain-containing protein encodes MKITVLSRSASISSTRRIVEAGRARGHRVRVLNPLRVQMHLDGGSQATLLYDRKKLTPTDVVIPRIAQSISTYGLAVVNQFGLARVPLVNHAQAIAQSRNKMRALQLLSAHGIDIPATVMARDAAHLKEMVGLVGGVPVLVKLLQGQEKHGVMVCESLQSLEAALEAVLGLGHNLVMQEYVRSTGQDVRVLVVGGQAIAGVLRKPRPGRLSHTLNRGARLEALTLSPGHRATAEKVARLVGLEVAAVDILDVQGHPKVFEVNSSPALLEMEAATGMDLATPIIERAEALVAGATPVWSAALETPQALLPPPERKGPVKVNVPRS; translated from the coding sequence ATGAAAATCACCGTCCTCTCGCGTTCCGCTTCCATCTCGTCCACGCGGCGGATCGTCGAGGCAGGACGCGCGAGGGGGCACCGGGTCCGCGTGCTCAACCCGCTCCGGGTGCAGATGCATCTGGACGGGGGCAGCCAGGCGACCCTGCTCTACGACCGCAAGAAGCTCACGCCCACCGACGTCGTCATCCCACGCATCGCCCAGTCCATCAGCACGTACGGGCTCGCGGTGGTGAACCAGTTCGGTCTGGCGCGCGTGCCCCTGGTGAACCACGCCCAGGCCATCGCGCAGTCGCGCAACAAGATGCGCGCGCTCCAGCTCCTGTCCGCCCACGGCATCGACATCCCCGCCACGGTGATGGCCCGGGACGCGGCCCACCTCAAGGAGATGGTCGGGCTCGTGGGCGGGGTGCCCGTACTGGTGAAGCTCCTCCAGGGGCAGGAGAAGCACGGCGTGATGGTCTGCGAGAGCCTCCAGTCGCTGGAGGCCGCGCTCGAGGCGGTGCTCGGCCTGGGGCACAACCTCGTCATGCAGGAGTACGTGAGGAGCACCGGCCAGGACGTGCGCGTCCTCGTGGTGGGCGGACAGGCCATCGCTGGCGTGCTGCGCAAGCCGCGCCCCGGCCGTCTCTCGCACACGCTGAACCGGGGCGCCCGGCTGGAGGCCCTGACGCTGTCCCCTGGCCACCGCGCCACGGCGGAGAAGGTCGCCCGGCTCGTGGGCCTGGAGGTGGCCGCGGTGGACATCCTGGACGTCCAGGGGCACCCCAAGGTCTTCGAGGTGAACAGCTCGCCCGCCCTCCTGGAGATGGAGGCCGCGACGGGCATGGACCTGGCCACCCCCATCATCGAGCGCGCGGAGGCCCTCGTCGCCGGCGCCACCCCCGTCTGGAGCGCCGCCCTGGAGACGCCGCAGGCCCTGCTCCCGCCGCCGGAGCGCAAGGGGCCCGTGAAGGTGAACGTGCCGCGGAGTTAG
- a CDS encoding elongation factor Tu, whose protein sequence is MSKEKFDRSLPHVNIGTIGHVDHGKTSLTAAITKVLAKTGGATFLAYDQIDKAPEERERGITISTAHVEYKTKNRHYAHVDCPGHADYVKNMITGAAQMDGAILVVSAADGPMPQTREHILLARQVGVPYIVVFLNKVDLLDDPELRELVEMEVRDLLKKYEFPGDTIPIVPGSAVKALEGDTSDIGEPAILKLMEAVDSYIPTPQRATDKPFLMPVEDVFSIAGRGTVATGRVERGIIKVGEEVEVVGLR, encoded by the coding sequence ATGTCCAAGGAAAAGTTCGATCGCAGCCTGCCCCACGTGAACATCGGAACGATTGGGCACGTGGACCACGGCAAGACGTCGCTGACGGCGGCCATCACGAAGGTGCTGGCGAAGACGGGCGGCGCCACGTTCCTGGCGTACGACCAGATTGACAAGGCGCCGGAAGAGCGTGAGCGCGGCATCACCATCTCCACGGCGCACGTGGAGTACAAGACGAAGAACCGCCACTACGCGCACGTCGACTGCCCGGGGCACGCCGACTACGTGAAGAACATGATTACGGGCGCGGCGCAGATGGACGGCGCCATCCTGGTGGTGTCGGCGGCGGACGGCCCGATGCCCCAGACGCGCGAGCACATCCTGCTGGCGCGCCAGGTCGGCGTGCCGTACATCGTGGTCTTCCTGAACAAGGTGGACCTGCTGGACGACCCGGAGCTGCGCGAGCTGGTGGAGATGGAGGTGCGTGACCTCCTGAAGAAGTACGAGTTCCCCGGCGACACCATCCCCATCGTCCCCGGCTCCGCGGTGAAGGCGCTGGAGGGTGACACCAGCGACATCGGCGAGCCGGCCATCCTGAAGCTGATGGAGGCGGTGGACAGCTACATCCCGACGCCGCAGCGCGCGACCGACAAGCCCTTCCTGATGCCGGTGGAAGACGTCTTCTCCATCGCCGGCCGTGGCACGGTGGCCACCGGCCGCGTGGAGCGCGGCATCATCAAGGTGGGCGAGGAAGTGGAAGTCGTCGGTCTGCGCG
- a CDS encoding GNAT family N-acetyltransferase, with protein MPTPPETSPAPVTIAHIKDEAELMQALAIREVVFIEEQHVPEGIERDAEDAHAYHVLAIQGGHAIGTGRLVKLPEPPAGQSGTWGQIGRMAVLQSHRKARVGSLLLTSLEEEARRRNVTGIMLHAQLYALDFYKKHGYQPVGAVFDEAGIDHLEMHKRL; from the coding sequence ATGCCGACGCCCCCCGAGACCTCCCCTGCACCCGTCACCATCGCCCACATCAAGGACGAGGCGGAGCTCATGCAGGCCCTCGCCATCCGCGAGGTGGTGTTCATCGAGGAACAGCACGTGCCCGAGGGCATCGAGCGCGACGCCGAGGACGCCCACGCCTACCACGTGCTCGCCATCCAGGGCGGCCACGCCATCGGCACGGGGCGTCTGGTGAAGCTGCCGGAGCCGCCCGCCGGACAGAGCGGGACGTGGGGCCAGATTGGTCGCATGGCGGTGCTCCAGTCGCACCGCAAGGCCCGCGTGGGTTCGCTGCTCCTCACGTCGCTGGAGGAGGAGGCGCGCCGCCGCAACGTGACGGGCATCATGCTGCACGCCCAGCTCTACGCGCTCGACTTCTACAAGAAGCACGGCTACCAGCCCGTCGGCGCCGTCTTCGACGAGGCCGGCATCGACCACCTGGAGATGCACAAGCGGCTGTAG
- the cglB gene encoding adventurous gliding motility lipoprotein CglB, which yields MRAKSTPLSALLAGMLGVAVMAGCQTYDFEPVDPLAIAQTTVESVITARKSKPDVMLLVDISGSMTEPVNKDLVVNGQRVCDLKDEQGRTFTCAEDFPCDTSKCPTRWSELQGAMGPFLSESGKLVRFGLTTYPAPTTATTPSAAQLCAAATSGESVRAVIPVDLDSDEDLQNYALQVNAKLQAIPNAGANRPKGGTPTSGSLKFAGTLLTPNSQERDQIVILLTDGLPNCNEFNEYNGSMPECRCTLASASQCTVQQSPYYKRGCLDKNASVAEVAALKSNGIKTIVIGFGAETSSGDGPAVLNEMALTGGFARTCKASIDCGAGDTCDVAAGLCGRSFYQAGNREELASALKSISEQILPGEPCFTPLEKSQLPSNEKLIVVYIDGERTLAGPDTWSLEEGGVRFTGSACAKLESSRPEDPVSVEVRAIRKL from the coding sequence ATGCGCGCCAAGTCGACCCCCCTGAGCGCACTGCTGGCCGGCATGCTCGGTGTTGCCGTGATGGCCGGCTGTCAGACCTATGACTTCGAGCCGGTGGATCCGCTCGCGATCGCCCAGACCACCGTGGAGTCGGTGATCACCGCTCGCAAGAGCAAGCCGGACGTCATGCTGCTGGTGGACATCTCCGGCTCGATGACAGAGCCGGTCAACAAGGACCTGGTCGTCAACGGCCAGCGCGTGTGCGACCTCAAGGACGAGCAGGGCCGCACCTTCACCTGTGCCGAGGATTTTCCCTGCGACACGTCCAAGTGCCCCACGCGCTGGTCGGAGCTCCAGGGCGCCATGGGCCCCTTCCTCTCGGAGAGCGGCAAGCTGGTCCGCTTCGGCCTGACGACCTATCCGGCGCCCACCACCGCGACGACGCCGAGCGCGGCGCAGCTGTGCGCGGCCGCCACCTCGGGTGAGAGCGTCCGCGCGGTCATCCCGGTCGACCTGGACTCGGACGAGGACCTCCAGAACTACGCGCTCCAGGTCAACGCGAAGCTGCAGGCCATCCCCAACGCGGGCGCGAACCGGCCCAAGGGCGGTACGCCGACGAGCGGAAGCCTGAAGTTCGCGGGCACGCTCCTGACGCCCAACTCCCAGGAACGCGATCAGATCGTCATCCTGCTCACCGACGGTCTGCCCAACTGCAACGAGTTCAACGAGTACAACGGCAGCATGCCGGAGTGCCGCTGCACGCTCGCGTCGGCGTCGCAGTGCACGGTGCAGCAGAGCCCCTATTACAAGCGGGGCTGCCTCGACAAGAACGCCTCCGTGGCGGAGGTGGCGGCGCTGAAGAGCAACGGCATCAAGACCATCGTCATCGGTTTCGGCGCGGAGACGTCCTCGGGCGACGGTCCCGCGGTGCTCAACGAGATGGCGCTCACGGGCGGCTTCGCGCGTACCTGCAAGGCCAGCATTGATTGCGGCGCGGGTGATACCTGTGACGTTGCGGCCGGCCTGTGCGGTCGCTCGTTCTACCAGGCGGGCAATCGTGAGGAACTGGCGAGCGCGCTGAAGAGCATCAGCGAGCAGATCCTCCCGGGCGAGCCGTGCTTCACTCCGCTTGAGAAGAGCCAGCTGCCCTCCAATGAAAAGCTCATCGTCGTCTACATTGACGGCGAGCGCACGCTCGCGGGCCCCGACACCTGGTCGCTGGAAGAGGGGGGCGTGCGGTTCACCGGCAGCGCCTGCGCGAAGCTGGAGTCGTCGCGTCCGGAAGACCCGGTCAGCGTCGAAGTGCGCGCCATCCGCAAGCTCTAA
- the asd gene encoding aspartate-semialdehyde dehydrogenase: MAKLRAVLIGATGLAGQQFIAALKDHPFIELTGLAASPRSAGKTYADALRASNGMLAWFVPEPLPEAIARMTVVSGDAVQAKDYDIAFSAVEADVARELEPRLARDIPVFSAASAFRYDADVPLLIPPVNAAHAPLINEQRRQRGWKGFIVPIPNCTTTGLAVTLAPLAERFGVKAVLMTSLQAMSGAGRSPGVIGLDILDNVVPYIPKEEHKVEVETKKILGALNPAGAALTPHDVRISCTCTRVAVLEGHTESVFVSLGKKASVAEVTQAMREWQGAQVAKDLPSAPPRWIEVLDDPFRPQPRMDRDTHGGMATTVGRIREDGVLENGFKYVLVSHNTKMGAAKGAILVAELLRAQGLLG, encoded by the coding sequence ATGGCCAAGCTTCGCGCCGTGCTCATTGGCGCCACCGGACTCGCGGGTCAGCAGTTCATCGCTGCCCTGAAGGACCACCCGTTCATCGAGCTCACCGGGCTCGCCGCCTCGCCCCGCTCCGCGGGAAAAACGTACGCGGACGCCCTGCGCGCCTCCAACGGCATGCTGGCCTGGTTCGTCCCGGAGCCGCTGCCGGAGGCCATCGCCCGCATGACCGTGGTCAGCGGCGACGCCGTCCAGGCGAAGGACTACGACATCGCCTTCTCCGCCGTGGAGGCGGACGTCGCGCGGGAACTGGAGCCGCGCCTGGCCCGGGACATCCCGGTGTTCTCCGCCGCGAGCGCCTTCCGCTACGACGCGGACGTGCCCCTGCTCATCCCCCCCGTCAACGCCGCCCACGCCCCGCTCATCAACGAGCAGCGCCGGCAGCGCGGGTGGAAGGGCTTCATCGTCCCCATCCCCAACTGCACCACCACCGGCCTGGCCGTGACGCTGGCCCCCCTGGCCGAGCGCTTCGGCGTGAAGGCCGTGCTGATGACCAGCCTCCAGGCCATGTCCGGCGCGGGGCGCTCCCCCGGCGTCATCGGCCTGGACATCCTCGACAACGTCGTGCCCTACATCCCCAAGGAGGAGCACAAGGTCGAGGTGGAGACGAAGAAGATCCTCGGGGCGCTCAACCCCGCGGGCGCGGCGCTCACCCCGCACGACGTGCGCATCTCCTGCACCTGCACCCGGGTCGCCGTCCTGGAGGGCCACACCGAGTCCGTCTTCGTGTCGCTCGGGAAGAAGGCCAGCGTGGCGGAGGTCACCCAGGCGATGCGTGAATGGCAGGGCGCCCAGGTGGCGAAGGACCTGCCGTCCGCTCCGCCCCGGTGGATCGAAGTGCTGGATGACCCGTTCCGCCCCCAGCCCCGCATGGACCGGGACACCCACGGCGGCATGGCCACCACGGTGGGTCGCATCCGCGAGGACGGTGTGCTGGAGAACGGCTTCAAGTACGTCCTCGTCTCCCACAACACGAAGATGGGGGCCGCCAAGGGCGCAATCCTCGTCGCGGAGCTGCTCCGGGCGCAGGGCTTGCTGGGCTGA
- the rlmB gene encoding 23S rRNA (guanosine(2251)-2'-O)-methyltransferase RlmB, whose protein sequence is MRERSPKPSGGDRGGHEAPRYVHGVNPVLEALRAHPDAVERLFIVDGQVGAKAAGELLSRARDAGVRVEKVGRERLTSMAEGGVHQGVVAELRGFQYVELEDVLDAAKAKGQPALVVVLDGIQDPHNLGAIIRSAHALGAHGVVLAKDRAVQVTGTVAKASAGAVEYCPIARVTNISRALEQLKEAGLWVAAADIEGAEPLWSARLDGPLALVVGAEGAGVREGVLKHCDFRLRIPMGGQVGSLNASVSAAILLYEVARQRGRPSR, encoded by the coding sequence ATGCGAGAGCGCTCCCCCAAGCCTTCCGGTGGCGACCGCGGCGGCCATGAAGCCCCGCGCTACGTCCATGGCGTCAACCCCGTGCTGGAGGCCCTGCGCGCCCACCCGGACGCGGTGGAGCGCCTCTTCATCGTCGACGGGCAGGTGGGCGCCAAGGCCGCGGGCGAGCTGCTCAGCCGCGCGCGGGACGCGGGCGTCCGGGTGGAGAAGGTCGGCCGGGAGCGGCTGACGTCCATGGCGGAAGGCGGCGTGCACCAGGGCGTCGTCGCCGAACTGCGCGGCTTCCAGTACGTCGAACTGGAGGACGTGCTCGACGCGGCGAAGGCCAAGGGGCAGCCCGCGCTGGTCGTCGTGCTCGACGGAATCCAGGATCCGCACAACCTGGGCGCCATCATCCGCTCGGCGCACGCGCTCGGAGCCCACGGCGTCGTCCTGGCCAAGGACCGGGCCGTGCAGGTGACGGGCACCGTGGCCAAGGCCTCCGCGGGCGCCGTCGAGTACTGCCCCATCGCGCGCGTCACCAACATCTCCCGCGCCCTGGAGCAGCTGAAGGAAGCGGGCCTGTGGGTCGCGGCCGCGGACATCGAGGGCGCGGAACCCCTGTGGAGTGCCCGGCTGGACGGGCCCCTGGCGCTGGTGGTGGGGGCCGAGGGGGCGGGCGTGAGGGAAGGCGTCCTCAAGCACTGCGACTTCCGCCTCCGGATTCCCATGGGCGGTCAGGTCGGTTCATTGAATGCGTCGGTTTCCGCCGCGATTCTGCTATACGAGGTCGCCCGTCAGCGGGGCCGTCCTTCCCGCTGA
- the hrpB gene encoding ATP-dependent helicase HrpB: protein MADVALPIDPLLPDIVSTLRSSRSLVLEAPPGAGKTTRVPRALLEAGLGAGKEIVVLQPRRLPTRLAAQRVSEEIGERVGETVGYQVRFEDVRGPKTRMSFVTEGVLGRRLLTDPTLRDVGIVVLDEFHERHLSADISLALLRRLQETARPDLKLVVMSATLEAEPVRAYLGGAPSLRSEGRRFDVSVEYLSAPDERHLDQQVLSALKRLFTQGVDGDVLVFLPGAGEIRRARDTCAEFAERHDADVLPLHGDLSPAEQDRAVRRSSRRKIILSTNVAETSVTIDGVAVVIDSGLARVASHSPWSGLPQLKLGKVSRASAIQRAGRAGRTRAGHCVRLYTQHDFDGRPDQEAPEIRRTDLAETVLALRASGVKDLTAFPFFEPPPAPALEAAETLLRRLGAVDAKGQVTDVGQRLLRFPVHPRQARVIVEGERRGVGADAAVLAALMGERDIRREARANLGGGGRASALVSGPSDLLELLERFREAGRSGFASGRMQSLSLDAGAVQSVERVQKQLRRAVREQGSKPGRPEDVEQALMLSVLAGYPDRVARRRRPRSPELLMFGGGTTSLSEFSVVQDAELMVAVDAEERPGRGAVVRLASAVEAEWLLDLYPDALEEVDTLQWNPDSRRVERLTRLAYGNLMLEETRTPAPPSEEAARVLAEAALAAGPERFAEPEALEQWRTRVELLGKAFPEAGFPTVDAAFMRDALASLCVGARSFSDLEGVSLLDALYARLTSEQQRLLANHAPERVTLPGGRGVKVHYEPNKPPWVESRLQDFFGMAQGPSVGAGRVPLVLHLLAPNMRAVQVTTDLAGFWERHYPAIRKELCRKYPRHSWPEDPRHAEPPAPRPPRR from the coding sequence ATGGCGGACGTCGCCCTTCCCATCGATCCCCTCCTGCCCGACATCGTTTCCACGCTCCGGAGCTCGCGGTCGCTCGTGCTGGAGGCGCCTCCTGGCGCGGGCAAGACGACCCGCGTTCCCCGCGCGCTGCTGGAGGCAGGGCTGGGCGCGGGCAAGGAGATCGTCGTCCTCCAGCCCCGGCGCCTGCCCACCCGGCTCGCCGCGCAGCGCGTGTCCGAGGAGATTGGCGAGCGCGTGGGCGAGACCGTCGGCTACCAGGTCCGCTTCGAGGACGTCCGCGGGCCCAAGACGCGCATGTCCTTCGTCACCGAGGGCGTGCTCGGGCGCCGCCTGCTCACCGACCCCACCCTGCGCGACGTGGGCATCGTCGTGCTCGACGAGTTCCATGAGCGGCACCTGTCCGCGGACATCTCGCTCGCGCTCCTGCGGCGGCTGCAGGAGACGGCCCGCCCCGACCTCAAGCTCGTGGTGATGTCCGCGACCCTGGAGGCCGAGCCCGTCCGCGCGTACCTGGGCGGCGCCCCCTCCCTGCGCTCCGAGGGCCGCCGCTTCGACGTCAGCGTCGAATACCTGTCCGCTCCGGATGAGCGGCACCTGGATCAGCAGGTGCTCTCCGCGCTCAAGCGCCTGTTCACCCAGGGCGTCGACGGCGACGTGCTCGTGTTCCTCCCCGGCGCAGGGGAGATCCGCCGCGCGCGCGACACCTGCGCGGAGTTCGCCGAGCGCCACGACGCGGACGTGCTCCCGCTCCACGGCGACCTCTCTCCCGCGGAGCAGGACCGCGCCGTGCGCCGCAGCTCGCGCCGGAAGATCATCCTGTCCACCAACGTCGCGGAGACGTCCGTCACCATCGACGGCGTCGCGGTCGTCATCGACAGCGGGCTTGCGCGCGTGGCGTCCCACTCGCCGTGGTCCGGCCTGCCGCAGCTCAAGCTGGGCAAGGTGAGCCGTGCCTCCGCCATCCAGCGCGCCGGCCGCGCGGGCCGCACCCGGGCCGGGCACTGTGTGCGCCTCTACACCCAGCACGACTTCGACGGGCGGCCTGATCAGGAGGCGCCGGAGATCCGCCGCACCGACCTGGCGGAGACGGTGCTCGCCCTGCGTGCCTCCGGCGTGAAGGACCTGACGGCGTTCCCGTTCTTCGAGCCGCCCCCTGCTCCCGCGCTGGAGGCGGCGGAGACGCTGCTGCGCCGGCTGGGCGCGGTGGACGCGAAGGGCCAGGTGACGGACGTGGGTCAGCGGCTCCTGCGCTTCCCCGTCCACCCGCGACAGGCCCGCGTCATCGTCGAGGGCGAGCGCCGGGGCGTGGGCGCGGATGCCGCCGTGCTCGCGGCCCTCATGGGCGAGCGGGACATCCGCCGCGAGGCCCGGGCCAACCTGGGCGGCGGTGGCCGCGCGTCCGCGCTCGTCAGCGGCCCGTCCGACCTGCTGGAGCTCCTGGAGCGCTTCCGCGAGGCCGGCCGTTCAGGCTTCGCCTCCGGCCGCATGCAGTCGCTGTCGCTGGACGCGGGCGCGGTGCAGTCCGTGGAGCGCGTGCAGAAGCAGCTGCGCCGCGCGGTGCGCGAACAGGGCTCGAAGCCCGGACGCCCCGAGGACGTGGAGCAGGCCCTGATGCTCAGCGTGCTCGCGGGCTATCCGGACCGCGTGGCCCGCAGGCGGCGGCCCCGCTCCCCCGAGTTGCTCATGTTCGGCGGCGGCACCACCAGCCTGTCCGAGTTCAGCGTCGTCCAGGACGCGGAGCTCATGGTGGCCGTGGATGCCGAGGAGCGCCCCGGGCGCGGCGCCGTCGTGCGACTGGCCAGTGCCGTGGAGGCCGAGTGGCTGCTGGACCTCTACCCGGACGCGCTGGAGGAGGTGGACACCCTCCAGTGGAACCCGGACTCGCGCCGCGTGGAGCGCCTCACCCGGCTGGCCTACGGCAACCTCATGCTGGAGGAGACACGCACGCCCGCCCCTCCGTCGGAGGAGGCCGCGCGCGTGCTGGCAGAGGCCGCGCTGGCCGCGGGCCCGGAGCGCTTCGCGGAGCCGGAGGCGCTGGAGCAGTGGCGCACGCGCGTGGAGCTGCTCGGCAAGGCGTTCCCCGAGGCGGGCTTCCCCACCGTGGACGCGGCCTTCATGCGCGACGCGCTGGCGTCCCTGTGCGTGGGCGCGCGCAGCTTCTCCGACCTGGAGGGCGTGTCGCTGCTGGATGCGCTCTATGCGCGCCTCACCTCCGAGCAGCAGCGCCTGCTGGCGAACCACGCCCCGGAGCGCGTCACCCTGCCCGGTGGGCGCGGCGTGAAGGTGCACTACGAGCCCAACAAGCCACCCTGGGTGGAGTCACGGCTGCAGGACTTCTTCGGGATGGCGCAGGGGCCCAGCGTGGGCGCGGGCCGCGTGCCGCTGGTGCTGCACCTGCTGGCCCCCAACATGCGCGCCGTGCAGGTGACGACCGACCTGGCGGGCTTCTGGGAGCGTCACTACCCGGCGATCCGCAAGGAGCTGTGCCGCAAGTACCCGCGGCACTCGTGGCCCGAGGATCCGCGCCACGCCGAGCCGCCCGCGCCCCGTCCTCCGAGGCGCTGA